A portion of the Pseudomonadota bacterium genome contains these proteins:
- a CDS encoding DsrE family protein has translation MTKTAIFAFRGDPICFIHVLLNGLDMAAKGMEGKIIIEGDAVKLVPEMATPGHFLNQLYLKTKEQGLIVGACRACSTKLGVASAVEAEGISLIGEMSGHPSISAYIEEGYRIITF, from the coding sequence ATGACTAAAACAGCTATATTTGCTTTTCGCGGTGACCCTATCTGTTTTATCCATGTTCTTCTGAATGGTCTCGATATGGCGGCCAAGGGTATGGAGGGGAAAATTATTATCGAGGGCGATGCGGTTAAATTGGTACCTGAAATGGCAACTCCGGGTCATTTTCTCAACCAGCTTTATCTTAAAACAAAAGAGCAAGGGTTGATTGTTGGTGCTTGTCGGGCCTGTTCGACTAAACTTGGAGTTGCATCCGCAGTTGAGGCTGAAGGTATTTCTCTGATTGGAGAAATGTCTGGACATCCATCGATATCAGCCTATATTGAGGAAGGTTACAGAATTATTACATTCTGA